The following nucleotide sequence is from Cryptococcus neoformans var. grubii H99 chromosome 5, complete sequence.
AGGATCTCATCCTATGCTTCCCTTGAAATGCTGTGTTGATCAAATCGAGGTCGAATCGAGGTGGAGCCGAATGTGGTCGGTGTTGTTTTTCAGATTCGGCGGACGGGTGACTTGTTGGTGTCACACGCGCATCCTTGCTCGCTTGGTTTGATGGCGATAAAAAAGGGAATGTCTGAATGGCTGGATGgctggatggatggatgaatGGATGAATGGATGGACGATTGATGAACAAGAATGCAATTGAAACAGATGGACGGATGAGAATGCAATGGCAACACGTGACCATCAAAGGTGGAGTAGAGGTCAATCTCCTTGGCTAttgaaaagaggagaaaacTCATTAGCCACTGGGTCACGACGTAACATAAAATGGGAGCATGCAGATCGTATTCCAAAATCAAACACATTAGCCGCCAGGTTACAAGTTGAGACGCGCCGAGTAGGTTGGCCAAGTTGAAATGCGCGAAAATAACCGTTTGTTTTCAAGGCGTTGCCCATCAACATGTTACAATGTTTATCTGCCTATGCTTAGTACCGCTGTGTACAGGAGAATGCAAGCTAAAAATAGTTGTATGCATGCGAAACTGTACAAATGATATCGCACGAGATCAAGCCGCTTGCACGTTGAAAACAGGGCGGGAAACCGATTCCCCCATAGTCAACGCGCACTGGTCCACAGTGCGGGAGGTGGTTGGGAGCCGTTGGCTGAGGCGCGGAAGCGGAGGGTGCCGCCTCCCCATACAAATCCGCCCGCACTGTGGACGAGTGCGTGCCGTCCAAACCGAAAAGGGCACAGGTTTGCGATGTGGAGAGTGGTTGAAAAAAAACGGGGATTTCGCGCCCATACAAAAATTTGCGAGATGGCCGCCTTCGTGCAAGTCCCAATCGTTAAAGGGCACAGGTTTGCGATGTGGAGAGTGGTTGAAAAAAAACGGGGATTTCGCGCCCATACAAAAATTTGCGAGATGGCCGCCTTCGTGCAAGTCCCAATCGTTAGTCAATCACTCAGAGTCATATCATTGCCTGCCTTGTTCCTTCCCTCATTAGTTGTCTtactccttcaccttctttcccttcttcttgttcccCTCAACAATATAGACATGCATTCAGTTGTCGACGGTGCTCACACCTGCCGTCTAGTGTGCGAAATGTGCTATACATATGTGATAGATATGTGTATGTATCAAGGACGATCAGAGATGATCCCGCGATGACGAGCTGGGCAtaatcatccatcatcataaTATCCACGCTCATTTCAGTACTTACATAATTATCTCCTTTACATAACCAACAATCTGCTCCCACTGCATTCCCTTTCATTCATCCTTTCCCATCACTTCTTTCTCCATAACGACAAACATCACTACGTTCCCATCAAAGAATCCATCTTCTATCACTGTCCTTCGGCCGACTGACCGCTTCTATTCTACAAAATGAGCCTCCCTCGCATTCTACCTGGCATTCTTCAGTCGCCTGGCATCCAACGAGCTCCCAGAAAGTAAAACTCCTCGCCCCGCATCACCACCACTGCGCGACGACGTCGGGTAACACGATATCCTTTCCGGAGAGGTTCCCCTCGACGGAGGCCCTTATGGGTTGACGCAAGGATGGTGCATCTCTCTTTTGAGATCACTTTGCCTCGGGATTCCTGCCAACTGACCGAATCAACCGGTGGGATTGATGTCCTCTTTAATCATCAAATCACCAAACAATCATCAACACGCCCTATGgtctctcctccttcgaCATAAAACAGCCTTGCAAGCGGTAGAGAGCGTTCCCGCTAATCTGGCAAGTCCGATTCCCTCTCATTGTTCACGCTATTTGCTAATATACATTACAGCCGATGTCTTAAGAGCAGGCCTGCTGTTACTCGAATGCCGTCACTACAACCAGTTGGACAAAGTTagtctcttctctctcgctGTATGTTATCGGCCTCTTCGTAAGTACGTTTTTATCCCCTCTTGCTCGACTATGACTGACCTGTTTCTCCCTCCCAATATTATCGATCATTCCCTGCCTTGTTAGTGCTCTCGCTTGTCTCTTGCGTGCACCACTTTATTCACCCTTCAGCCAATGTTCACCAGCTGCCAATGTTCAGACATAACACACTAACACACTTCACTCGCTCAATGGTGTGGGCCGACATGCAATGCATAGCTTGTACTATACAACGACCACCACCATGTGAAAGAAACAAACTCACCCATATCCCACCCTCTCCCGCCGTGTATTCTCCCACCGTGTATTCTCCCACCTGTCCCACCCTCTCCTGCTGCATATTCTCCCACCTGTCCCACCCTCCCACCGTGTACTCTGCCACCTGTCCTGCATATCCTCCCTTTCATCTGTCATGTAGTTGAGCCAGCGTGGAGGGGTAGCCGAGTGAGAGTGAACGAGTTGGGtgtgatgaggatgttgaggaGTATCGATGCTGAGGAGTAGCCGAGCAAATGCGTCGGGCGTTGAGGGATAGCCGAGTGTCGAGTGTAGAGTCGCTAGTGAGGAAAGCGAATTCGAATGGGGCATGCGGCGTGGGATGCAGTCGAGTCGGATGCAGTCGAGGGTGAACATTGAAAATGAGCCATCCTGTACAGTAGTTAGCGCTATGACAACCGTCAAGAGATAAACAGCCATGCTCACCATACACAGACTACGATTCGTCAGCATTGTCTTTTGTCACGAGGATAAATATGGACGTTACCGCAAactcctctccatccgcACCCTATATTCTCCATCGCCAgcctttcctttccatcttgcCCACCCCTCTCACCATCCTGCTTTCGACACTGTCTGCTCTTTTGACGTCCTTCCGCACTCTGTtatcctttcccttccgGCTGTTTGACTATCGACAACAGTCAGCGAGAGTAACACTCAGAGCAATGGCGACAAACGAACCAGCAACTCACAGCCTGTACAGCGTACTATATCTCCAGCATCCACCGCCCTGCCCTCCGCCGTGTACCAtacctcctccttgccgTCTCATCCACACGCATCCAAACGTTGCTTGCTTGCGTCAAGAGTAGTCGTCAAGTCAGACGCAGCCAGACGCAGCAAGCAGGGGTCACACATACGTCTCAAGTCGTCTCTGCGTGACACATCTCTGCTAGCTTTGCCTGGCTTTTGTCTGGCAGGTGATAGGAGTGAGGGGGACAAGTACCAACGCTACTGTGAGTGCTTGTTGTACAACTCACCGATAAATGCCACCATCCACACCAGTTGTCTCCCCAGTGGGCGCTGTACACAACCCAGGATCTCATCCTATGCTTCCCTTGAAATGCTGTGTTGATCAAATCGAGGTCGAATCGAGGTGGAGCCGATGCGGTCGGTGTTGTTTTTCAGATTCGGCGGACGGGTGACTTGTTGGTGTCACGCGCGCATCCTTGCTCGCTTGGTTTGATGGCGATAAAAAAGGGAATGTCTGAATGGCTGGATGgctggatggatggatgaatggatggatggatgaatggatggatggatggatggatgattGACGAACAAGAATGCAATTGAAACAGATGGACGGATGAGAATGCAATGGCAACACGTGACCGATCAAAGGTGGAGTAGAGGCCAATCTCCTTGGCGATtgaaaaaaggagaaaacTCATTAGCCACTGGGTCACGACGTAACATTAGGGTTGCATGCAGATCGTATTCAAAATCAAACGGTCCAATCCATAGGGTTAGCGAGCGGCGAGGGCCGAAAGGCGCGGTTCAGGCCGCGGTGACCGCCGAACATCAGCGGTTTTCTACCATCGCGCATGGGTTTTTCTCAAGCTATGCATCCATGCATCGCACCCTTCGATAGAGCGAACTGAGACGGATCGATCGGTGGAATAAAATTCCCATAGGGCACAGGTTTGCGATGTGGAGAGTGGTTGAAAAAAAACGGGGATTTCGCGCCCATACAAAAATTTGCGAGATGGCCGCCTTCGTGCAAGTCCCAATCGTTAGATCAAGGCGCTTGCACGTTGAAAACACGGCGCGAAACCGATTGTGCCATAGTAAACGCGCACTGGTCCACAGTGCGGGAGGTGGTTGCGAGCCGTTGGCTGAGGCGCGGAAGCGGGCCACGCCGCCTCCCCATACAAATCGGCCCGCACTGTGGATGAGTGCGTGCCGTCCAAACCGAAAAAAAGTAATATTCGTACCATTGGCACAGATGTGGGCGCCGCAAAGAGTTTAGGTCATGGATTGATTGAATAGGTCCCTACATCCATAGAAATTGTTAGCACAGACCGTATTACACAACGACAGCAGACTCGCCAAGCCGTCAGGTAAATCCCTTTGGTTCATGACACTAGGGACTGGGACAAACTTGGCCTCTAAAATAccggaggaggagatggctAATGCATTATGGCGCTATATGTCAGTTGCCAGTAACTGCCTGTCGCTAATTCCTAGATGGGAGGTACGTACCAGAGCCTCCTGTATATAAGGAGCCTTCTTGATTTCCATCTTTAAACCGGCGGTGGTATCGTCCAACATTGACTTCACTTCCTGCTTGAACTCCGTGAACAACACAAgcatttcttccttcgtAATGCCAGCCGGCGCTGGAGGACCAGGGGGGCCTGGGGGACCTTGTGGTCCTGCAGGTCCTACAGTTCCTCTCACACCTCGTTCGCCACGAGGTCCAACCTGGCCTGGAGGGCCGGGCTGGCCCTGGATAAGGGTCTGGTGCAAGTGCTGCGCTGTGGACATCGTCAGCATAAAGTTTCAGGGAGTATGATACCGAGTAAGTACATACCTTGAGCTTCATTGACAGCGGTAATAAATGACCTAACAGCACCCCGCTTACGAGTTAAGCTTTGCCCTGGGATGGCACTAGGATGGAAGATATCTTCGTTGAGAGACAAAAGGACGTCATCAGGAACAGGTGTCTCGATGTACCGATTTTGAACgtgagcttgaagaattGGGTGGGCGGCAAGTACGGGATCTTGATAGACTTGCGAAGGCATAGCGATGCGTACCATTGTGGCTCTTCCTTTGCTGTATAATGAAATAACGTAGAAGaagttggaagaaaaggaaaggcaAACAAACGGATGCTTTCGTTGTGTGTTGTGTGGTTCGCTCGACCCccttttttgtttgttgaCTTGTTCTTCTATTAAatttattatttatttatgTCCGCGCTGCCGCcgccgtcgtcgtcgtgTTGTAATGCAATGTGCAATGGCCCTACGGCCATGTCACATCACTTCGAGCACCCACTTATCGACATGACGGAGGTTACCGCAGAGATCAAGGAGCAGTGTAGAGTCATTGTTGAAATGGGATACTTTATTACTTTTACTTTCATTTACTAAGAAGTCCACTATACTTAGTCCACCCTAGGCTAGCTATCTGTGGGATTCTCCTTAGATATAATCTATCTTCGTATATGCAGCCTTATAGGCAAACGCTTTATAGCGCAAATACAGCAGGACTGTATCAGCAACACCAACATGCTCGACATGAGACCCGAGCTTAACTAATTGTTACCACTATACCAAACTATCATCAGATACATAGGGTATTTCCATCGTATGTACTATGACCACCACAGCCAAACCTTTGGGAGGCTATATTCCCTAGCAGCCTTTACAGTCGTAAAGTCCGTCATCAGCCTTGGATATCATGGGTGGAGGCCGACGGAACCTAATGGATGCATGTCCGCGGGAGACTTTAGGGGTTTTTACGCTATAGCGTGTTAGGAAGGGTTGAACGACGacaggaggaaggaaagaaggtgtAATTTTTAATTTTTAGATTGTTAATTTTATTTTAATTTTTTCGTACCATAGACCAACCCAATAAATTAAACACGAACTAAATGCATCCTCATTAACCCATAGAGCATAGAATTATAACGgttaaaaaaaaaggtgtaCGGGAAATTAACAGGAGTTTCACATCAGCAGCTTAATTTCAAATGATCCCACCTCAGTAGTTCATGTTTTTTCTGCATGTAATTTTAAAAAGACGTGAATTAAACCGATTATTTCAATTCGCAATTTAATTCCATCTATTTGGTTCCATCCATGTCATATTAAGTAAATAGCCGAATCATTAAAAAAGCACGGAGATAAATTGAACTCCTTTAATGCACATGTTTAACGCAGGTTCTATCCATGTTATTAAGTAAATAATAGTGGAGTCATGGAATAACATGGAGATGTATTGAACTCCATTACGTCACGTGTTTAACCAGGTTCCGTCCACAATATTAAATAATTAGCCAAATTATTAAATAACACGGACATGTATTGAACTCCTTCACATCACACCCACTTCGTCATATATATGCCCTGTCCTTCCACCGATATATATGGGTATGATGAAACGTCTATATCTCATTCCCCAAGTCATGCCCAATGCATATTTTGGTATCAGCATGATCTTGAGATTTCGCCCTATCGAATAATACCGGTACCCAAGCATAAATGTTGCATACATCCTTTGTGCACAGCACAACGGTTGATTTTGTGCAATCCCTGCGCCATCCGTCCTTCCGCCGATATATGGGTATGATGGAAACGTCTATATCTCACTCCACAAGTCACGCCCAATGCATATTTTGGTATCAAGATGATCCTTAGATAGAGAGTTATCTAATGATACCGATACCCAAGCATAAGTGAATAAAAAGACATTCAACCCATGTTCCTAGTAGGGGCAATGTAACTTTTGCCTGGACCGGTGTGTGAATTGGCTCGACAAGGTGGGTCAGGTCGTCTCGAAGAACGCTCCAAAGGTCACTGGTGGGGTCTTTAAACCGATCATTCTTTCCACTGGTGGCTtgatgagcaggagcacAGCAGACGAATGGAAGGACTGGAGGGATGCGATGCCGGCGGGAGGGTttgagagaatggagaaaaggaTTGGGGTGGAGTTGGTGAAGGCAAGGGCTAGGACGCTGGTCCtgtagaggaagagacgtTTTAGCAGCGAGGAGTGTGGAGGTTGGAcgattttttctttttaaAAGTTGTTTATTTAAGTAGTTTGTTAATTCGGGTAACATACAAGACAACCCAATAAattaaacaacgaaaaatgCAACCTCTTTTAACCCCTAAACAATCTTGCTTTCCTTCATTACGTAACTCTCTCCTATGATCTCTTATTTCTTCTACTTCGTGCAGGCTCGTGACACACCCCCTGAGAGGTAGCTTCTTCCGCTAGATGCTTATtaagaaggaagagcgatCACTTCACAATCTCACAGTTACATCGGTACTACAAACATGTCTCTTActactcttcctcatcgttCTCCTCGTCTTTAGGGTCGTATGTGGCTTGAATAGGCACTGAGGACAGAGCGGTGATACGAATAAAGTGACGACGGTGCGTCATGTTGTCTAGAACAGCGGAATGGATGATCACACGCTACAATACTGGTTTAGCGTAGTCAATGGGCCTGAAGGGATGCGACTTACCTGATCCCAGACGCAGACGTCGCCCTCTGACCATTTGTAACGAGCATGGAAATCCGCACCTAGCTTGACATGGTCAGAAAGGAATTTAAGCATGTTGTCGCTCTCTTCGTTGCGCAAGCCTTCGATGTAGGTCATCCTTTCCGGGTTGATGTAGAGCGATTTGGAGCCAGTGGCCTGTTCATTTCAATACAAACCCTCATCCAAAAACAATCAAGTGCTCACAGGGTGTACAGTCACCAGAGGGTGCAAAGACTCGATCTCGTTACGTCGGGAAGCTCCTCCGACACGAGCTGCCTTAGCGGCCATAACGGCAGACGAGTGGACTGCTTTCAGACCACAAACaaattccttcatctttgggCTAAGTCGATTGTACGCCTCGACCAGAGACCCGACAAGAGTATCGCCGCCAGAAGGTGCATCATGCTGCAtgcagcagaagaaggtgatCCCTGGTGGCTGTCGCTCTTGGGTCTGGTCGATGTGCCAGATGGCGTTGGTGAGTCGGTTAGGCCACCAATGTTTCTGAGGTCAAGATGTCAGTCTTAAGTAACGTCGAGAGTGGTGAACGGCGACGTACACGAACAGTATTGACCTGGTCCTGGTACACGACCGAGATTTCGGTCGATGTAGGGGGACGAGGCTGTACTGAGTGTTGGTGGAGCTGACCGTAGTAACGAGCCATCTCGAGTTTGCGCTCCATCGACGTGTCGCGATAGGTCTGCTTGACCTTGTCGTTGCTCGCAAAGAAAACGATACCCTTCCTGGCGGCAAGCAGGGCGAGCTGGTCTTGACCAGCCTTGTCAAGCGAAGCCAAGTCCAGTCCGGTGACTTTCACACCGATGAACGGGGTGATCTATTAAGAGCATCAGCCAAGcaatggaggaaagatATGGAAGATGCACCTCCTCAACGGTCACATGGTCGTTGTAGAATACAGGTAGGGAGGGGTCGGCGTCCAGCGCCCTCTCGTGATAATCGAATGGTTCTGGGTCAGGAAACTTGTCGTTGGGGTCATTATAGGGATAGTACTCGGGATACTTGAGACCATCCTCCTGGACTCGGATCGTCTTGGTCTTATCCACTGCCTTGAAGCCCTTTGCCTCCCAGCTCACTCCAGGTGTCGTAGTCGCAGCAGGTGCCATGGTGATGTGATATTTGTGTATGTGGATAGGAATATGTTACGAGTAAAGGTTGTATAGAAAGTGGGAATGATAAGACGGCAATAAA
It contains:
- a CDS encoding alpha-ketoglutarate-dependent taurine dioxygenase, translated to MAPAATTTPGVSWEAKGFKAVDKTKTIRVQEDGLKYPEYYPYNDPNDKFPDPEPFDYHERALDADPSLPVFYNDHVTVEEITPFIGVKVTGLDLASLDKAGQDQLALLAARKGIVFFASNDKVKQTYRDTSMERKLEMARYYGQLHQHSVQPRPPTSTEISVVYQDQVNTVRKHWWPNRLTNAIWHIDQTQERQPPGITFFCCMQHDAPSGGDTLVGSLVEAYNRLSPKMKEFVCGLKAVHSSAVMAAKAARVGGASRRNEIESLHPLVTVHPATGSKSLYINPERMTYIEGLRNEESDNMLKFLSDHVKLGADFHARYKWSEGDVCVWDQRVIIHSAVLDNMTHRRHFIRITALSSVPIQATYDPKDEENDEEE